The window CCCCAGGACGCGGCGCAGATCCAAGACGCTCTGGTGGTGGCCGATAGTCGCCTCTACAAGGCCAAGCAGGGGGGGCGCAACCGGGTGGTCTTCACCTCGGAGCCGACGGCCACCGAGGGTGCCACCGAGGGCGCCAAGATCCCCGGTTGAGGCGCTTTTGGGCGTCCCGTCGCTTGAAAGCGTAAGGGCGGTGGTCTAGACTTCTTTCTCTCGGCCAAATTGCGCCTTTCCGCCGAAAAAGGCTGGACCGAACCGGCGGTGGGGACAAAGCATGTCCGGGAGTCTTCCGGTGAGAGTGGGTGAGGTGGCTCGACTCGATCTCGGATTCTGGTCGAGCTCTCCGCTGACCCCAGGAACGCCGGTTGGTACCGCAGGAACCGCAGATTCACCAGAGTGAGGCAGCTGCCGCGTGCGTGAACCGAGTCAGGAAGGACCAGGAACCGGAGCCATGGCTCCGTCGACCAGCGCCGAGATGATCGGTCAGCTGCGCGGCGTGCTGGAGCAGGCGTCCGGTCTCGTCGGCCGCCTGGAGGAGAACCTGCGGGCATCCTCGGACTCTTCCGTCGGACTGGCGGCCAACGACAAGGTGGTGGAGCTGCAACAGCGGTTGGAGCTGGCGGAAGGCGATATCCAAGAACTTTCTTCGCGCTTGGTGGACTCGGAGCACCACGCCGGCCGGCTGATGAATCTTTACGTGGCTACCTTCCAGCTGCACGCCACCCTCGATCCGGAAGAGGTTCAGGAGACTATCGCCGAGATCGCCATCAATCTCCTGGGCGCCGAGCACTTCGTTCTGCTGCTGCGCAAGGGGTCGGGCTCGGAGTGCGAGGTGGCCCTGGCTACCGGCGAGCACCTGGGCTCCGACGGGTTGTATAGCGGCGGACGGTATCTGGGGGGCGACGCCATGGTGGATGCGACCCTGGAAGACGGCGTGCTGCGCATCGGCCCGGAGAAGGGCTCGCGGGCTTTGGCGGCGGTTCCTCTACGGGTGGAAGACGAGATCGTCGGGGCCCTGGTGCTGCTCAAGCTGTTGGATCACAAGCCGGTGCTGCGGGCCGAGGACCGGGATCTCCTCGACTTGCTCTCGGCCCACGCCGCGATCGCGCTCTTCGCCGCGCGCCTGTTCGCAACCAAGGATCGCAAGCTGCGTACTCTGGAGAGCCTGGTGAAGCTGGCGCAAGGCGAATGAGGCCGGTTCCTTCCCCGGCTTCGCCCACCGTCTCCACCCTCCGCAACGAGCCAATGAATCTTCGACCATGAGTATCTCGGGTAGCCTGGAAGACGTCTCCGTAGCAGACGTCATGCAGTTCATCCACCTGGGGCGCCGCACCGGCACACTGGTGCTCAACAGCGGCGAGCACCAGGGGATGATCGGCTTTCATCAAGGGCGCCTGGTAAGCGCCCGCGGACCGGGCATGCCCAAGCTCGGGGACATGTTGGTGGCCTCGGGCATCCTCGAGCGCGAGGCGCTGGACCGAGCCATCGAGGCGCAGCATGACGCCGACCCGCCGCGCTCGCTGGGGCAGATGCTCATCGCCAGCGGCGAGCTGGAGGAAGAGGCGCTGCGCCAGGCGGTCTCGGATCAGATCGAGAAGACCATTTCCGAGCTGGTGCAATGGGATTCGGGCAGCTTCGAATTCGCCATCGACGATCTGCGGCCGGTGGATGAGATCGCTCTCTTCCCCGGCGATCTGGTGCCCGGCACCGACATGAACACCCAGATGGTGCTGCTGGAGGCGGCGCGCATCTTCGACGAGCGCAACCGCACCGGTCACGCCCCCAGCGAGCCCGCCAAGGACACTTCCGACGACACCCATCCCATCCCCGGCGCGTCGAAGGATCCGGACGAATCCTGGGCTGCCGTCGGCAGGGCGGTGGAGGACGCGGATCTCGAAGACGACTCCATGGCCGGGTGGCCGGAGTCCGCCGCCGGGGCGATCAGCGATGGACCCGTTGGCGATGGACAGGTCCAGCCCCCGAAGCCGCGCAAGCTCCGCAAGCGGCACCTGGTGCACCTGGTCTCCTCCGACGAGGACCTCACCGATCGTCTCGCGGCGGCGGTGCC of the Acidobacteriota bacterium genome contains:
- a CDS encoding GAF domain-containing protein encodes the protein MAPSTSAEMIGQLRGVLEQASGLVGRLEENLRASSDSSVGLAANDKVVELQQRLELAEGDIQELSSRLVDSEHHAGRLMNLYVATFQLHATLDPEEVQETIAEIAINLLGAEHFVLLLRKGSGSECEVALATGEHLGSDGLYSGGRYLGGDAMVDATLEDGVLRIGPEKGSRALAAVPLRVEDEIVGALVLLKLLDHKPVLRAEDRDLLDLLSAHAAIALFAARLFATKDRKLRTLESLVKLAQGE